The Alnus glutinosa chromosome 10, dhAlnGlut1.1, whole genome shotgun sequence DNA window CTATTTTACTCAGTTCTCTCTTGCTCGTGGGACTATTTTAGAAAGCATCTATTCACCCCTTACCTCTAGGTATTGTTTGGGGTTGTTGGGCTAATTTCACCTTTAAACAACattggaaaaagtacacatatcccacTTAAACTACAATCTCATTTTCAATGTCCACCTCCTACACTGCTGAATCTAGCTCTAAGGGATtgagagattgacacaattggtagtttgaaagaGACAGATAAACAATGAAATTGTAGTTTGAAGGATATATATGCACTCTTCCCAATAACATTCAATAACGTTTAGTGCCTTCATGTATAGTCCGCAATAATTGATGCTTGCATAAATTTCCAATATATAACATAAATAATTGCAAAGGGACATGCCTAATAGACTTTTTATAAAcacaactcataaaacaatcCTAGCCTTATCAGCAAGTCATAAGTAGATTAGCCTTAACCTGGCATACCtttaaatttttgaatgaaACATGAAATAAGGAACTAATGAGAAAACCACAGGACCAATTTGGTGAAAGTCCAAACTACAAGAAcacctccaaaaaaaaaacaataaataatgtAATTTAAATCCAATGAAACACTTTTGAAGTCCATGAACAGAGTACAAAGCCCAAGAACAGAGGAAGCCCAATACACGTGAAAGAGCAAAAGCGCAGCCCATATGAAGAAAGAACAATATAATCAGAGCGGTTGGAAAAAGCAAGAAGAGCTGGCCTACTAAGCTCGACACTGGCGACCGAGAGAGGCGGATTACGATCCCTCAGGATGGAGGAGGAGAAGGAGAGCGGTAGAACCTTCAGCCACTGGTGGTGGGCTCTGGCGAGCGTCGCCCAATTGGGTTGGGGCGTGTCATCGGTCAGAAGAGGCTGCGCCGGGGAATCACGCCTCATGCCCTTGAAAGCCTTCGCAGTTGCCTCCCTCTTCGTCGGCGCCGCCGCCTCTGCCTCCGTCTCCGCCCTACATGCCTCCGGCATCTACAAGGTCcgcttctctctcttcctctctctctctctctagaaaatgGAAacatttttggtgttttcaagTAGAAACTCAGGGGTGCCTCAGTGACTTTAACACAAAAAAACAACCACATTAAAACAGAACATAGAAGCCaacaaactagaagactaaggAAAAATTCTGTGAAGATTCCACAAAGCCGCAAGCTGCAAAATCATTGAGGTCTTCTTATAAGGACCTTTAGCCATAATACGAGCCCAAATCTCCCATTTGATCTTTGCTAGAATCATCTCTTCCGAACTCAAAACATTCCCATGTAGGATATCATTTCTGTGTTTTCACAGATTATATATAGTAGCACCAAGGCTTAGAATACACAATCTGCTCTTTAGACAGTCAATTCTCAGCTCAAGCACACACCAATTTTCAACATCCTCCCAAGACTTCTTCGGTTCTGTTACCAAACAAAGACCGAGAAGCTCCTTCCAAATTCGATAGCTGAAACCACAATCAAAGAAGAGATGTTCTCTGGACTCCATCCTGCTACGACAAAAAGGACAAAGGCAGTCCCCCATATATCCCCAACCACACATTCTGCTCTTAGTAATCATAGCATCCCTAAAAGCAAGCCATAACAGGAAAGCATGCTTTGGGATTGCTACTTAATGCCAAACAACCTTCCACTAGTTTACTCGAGACTCCTTCTTCCTAATTGCATCCCAAGTTTCAGAGCATACATACTTCTCCATTTTGCAGTTCCAAACAGGCAGGTCATACTCACCAATATCCACTCCGGGAGTTTGCTGTGCAATTCAACTATCTTATCTGATCTTGCAGCAGGCCAGTACCGATCACCATTACGAATGATGGTAGACAATTTTGCATTAACTGAACTTCCAGCATCATAGACAGCACGATGACCATAATTATCTAAAAGTCATCCATCCGGATGCCACACATCCAACCAAAGGAAAATCTTACTTCCATCTCCCACCTTGAACCTTAAGAACTTTTTAGCAAGGCTTCTAAGTTTAAGGAGTTGCTTCCAGTTCCAAGAGCATGATTGAGGAATTGGGATTTGACAAAAGCTCATCCCCTCAACCAATTCTCTTGCACCCAAGCCACCCGCAAAGAACTAGATTCGGCAAAGAGATTCCAAATTTGCCTAAGCATAGCTGCTTTATTCCAAGCTCCTATCCTCTTGAGCCTCAAGCCACCTTCTTTCCTTGGAACACAAATTTTCTCCCAAGAGACCTTTGCCTTAGCTTTTTCATCTTTCCCACACCACAGAAACCGATTAAGTTTCTGCTCTAAAAGATTAATAACAACTTTAGGAAGAATTAAGATGCTGGACCAAAAAACCTGAAGGCTGAATAAAACCGAAGAGATAAGCTGTAACCTGCCAGCAAAGGACAGGTGTTTGGAATACCAAGAATCAATTCGGGATGTAAATTTGGCCACCAACCCCTCACAGTCTGCAGCAGTAAGTCTAGTTGTGATTAAGGGAACTCCCAAGTATCTAACTGGCAGCTTACCTTCTGTCATCTGCATCAAAACCAGTAACTCCTGCTTAATATCATCTGAGAGACCAGAACAAAAACAGAACTCTTAAGAGGGTTAACCTTCAACCCTGAGAGCTCCTCAAACTCCTTCAAGACATCTAAGATAATCCTAATGGAATATGAATTAGCAGCAGAGAAGATCATCTGCAAAACACAGATGAGTGAGTCCTAAGGCTTGGCATCTAGGATGAAAACCAAACCTAGGAATACTGCCAACCGCATCAGCCAACAACAAAGAAAGCACCTTCATAGCCATAACAAACAGGTAAGGAGATATGGGATCTCCTTACCTAAGACCCTTCCTGCCTGAGAAGTAACCCACTAAAGAGCCATTGAGAGCAATGGTGAACCGGG harbors:
- the LOC133879328 gene encoding uncharacterized protein LOC133879328 yields the protein MEEEKESGRTFSHWWWALASVAQLGWGVSSVRRGCAGESRLMPLKAFAVASLFVGAAASASVSALHASGIYKVEDLLEVGANIRSGLGIRARTRKE